In the genome of Candoia aspera isolate rCanAsp1 chromosome 1, rCanAsp1.hap2, whole genome shotgun sequence, one region contains:
- the LOC134494308 gene encoding beta-galactoside alpha-2,6-sialyltransferase 1-like, with protein sequence MLMWRRPVDTLWCLQPPWKWRTNCIWLTFAMLCLTMLTLVCLQSGLLLHLGPREPGVPSNSMRTNFQGIQTSSERNRTLQFLSIARSVKQRLEVTTQSLAEDSFFSRTRKFWQRLEKVLAGFLQLRRMSHFSRPAQPLPWPVWQKELSSRVLGPRLQQVFQNYQAMNKYRVPSGAGQHSGNPHPTGMELLCQLKSRLNVSTVLGEEGPFAEPEWRGMLPQRSLAEDLGHLATCAVVSSAGSMLGSGLGNEIDSHDAVLRFNGAPTTGYEHDVGTKTTLRLVNSQLMASPEQHFLDGQLYAQGTLVAWDPAPYPGDLEEWYKSPDYPLFEPFRTLRANRPWQLFHLLHPRLQWELWELVQEGADEQVQRNPPSSGLLGTVLMMSLCELVHVYEFLPSQRQSHQCHYYQDFSDDACTLGAYHPLLFEKNLVRRMNRGTEADLAQRGRVTLPGFRVLNCTQKE encoded by the exons ATGCTGATGTGGAGGAG GCCTGTGGATACCTTATGGTGTTTGCAACCACCTTGGAAGTGGAGGACAAACTGCATTTGGCTGACTTTTGCTATGCTATGTCTGACCATGCTGACCTTAGTTTGCCTACAGTCAGGGCTACTGCTACATTTGGGTCCCCGTGAGCCAGGAGTGCCCTCCAACTCCATGAGAACAAACTTCCAGGGCATCCAGACTTCCTCAGAAAGAAACAGAACTCTACAGTTCCTCTCCATTGCTAGATCTGTTAAGCAGAGATTAGAAGTTACAACACAGTCTTTGGCAGAGGATTCTTTCTTCTCCAGAACCAGGAAGTTCTGGCAACGCCTTGAGAAGGTGCTTGCTGGATTCCTACAACTCAGAAGGATGTCTCATTTCAGCCGCCCAGCACAGCCCCTACCCTGGCCTGTATGGCAGAAAGAGCTTTCATCCCGAGTATTGGGCCCTCGTCTCCAGCAAGTCTTCCAGAACTATCAAGCAATGAACAAGTATCGGGTGCCCTCAGGTGCTGGGCAGCACTCAGGCAATCCACACCCAACTGGGATGGAGCTCTTGTGCCAGCTCAAAAGTCGTCTTAATGTGTCCACTGTGTTAGGTGAGGAAGGACCCTTTGCAGAACCTGAATGGAGGGGTATGCTACCTCAGAGGAGTTTGGCAGAAGATCTGGGTCACCTGGCAACATGTGCAGTTGTGAGCTCAGCTGGCTCCATGTTGGGGTCAGGACTGGGCAATGAGATTG aCTCCCATGATGCTGTCCTTCGTTTCAATGGTGCCCCAACCACTGGCTACGAACATGATGTGGGCACCAAAACAACACTCCGCCTTGTGAATTCCCAG CTGATGGCTTCTCCAGAGCAGCATTTTCTAGATGGACAACTCTATGCCCAGGGAACTCTGGTCGCATGGGATCCAGCCCCTTACCCAGGGGACCTAGAAGAG tggTACAAGAGCCCTGATTACCCCCTCTTTGAACCATTCCGTACCTTGCGGGCCAACAGACCTTGGCAGCTGTTCCATCTATTGCATCCACGTCTACAGTGGGAGCTCTGGGAGCTGGTGCAGGAAGGGGCAGATGAGCAGGTGCAGCGCAACCCTCCTTCTTCAGGCCTGCTGG GGACAGTGCTAATGATGTCCTTGTGTGAACTTGTCCATGTGTATGAATTCCTACCATCCCAACGGCAATCCCACCAGTGCCACTATTACCAGGATTTCTCTGATGATGCCTGCACACTGGGTGCTTATCACCCACTGCTCTTTGAGAAGAACCTGGTGCGGCGCATGAACCGTGGCACAGAGGCTGACTTGGCACAACGGGGCCGTGTGACTCTGCCAGGCTTCCGAGTCCTGAACTGTACCCAGAAGGAGTAA